The Chitinophagales bacterium genome window below encodes:
- the yidC gene encoding membrane protein insertase YidC: protein MNEGKGQYIGIILISILVYIIMLRTCAPEKQTNDTTTTNTEQTDSTAVDTTLEETVQYSDTISDSTKAFLENQKLSNQFGDFAQYSTGNEETFSIENELLKVVLSSKGAQVKEVELKKFKDFSQNPLMLVENSQEINYAFDTKTGNKIQTKDLYFTAKQNGNSVVFSTPLGNGKSIEINYTLAPESYLVDYNVNFKNLNSELSSNTQNIALNWQLSTQIHEQDIKSEKQKSTAFWKTEDDKVSHLAIGRSKDEKVESKSKWLSFRQRFFNVTLLNNASLFNNIDVASNIDNNDTTVVAHFDGKINMPVTVENSSSEYALQLYYGPNDYRLLKKMKNGMQNIVDLSADFFLFRWVKWINAWLIIPLFNFLEKFIPNYGIIILIMTLIIKLLLMPLTLKSYVSMAKTKLLKPELEELKEKYKDDSAGYSRAQMELYSKAGVSMFGGCLPMLLQMPFLLAMFYFFPSSIELRQESFLWAQDLSTFDTVPFLTWAKSIPLLGHHLSIFTLLMTASSLLMARFNPQMQSQPAQPGMEMMKYMPYIFPFFLLFLFNNFPAALTYYYFLSNMITFGQQIVINKFFIDEDKLHAQIQENKKKPKKKSGFAAKMEEIYKQQQQIQEQQKKKK, encoded by the coding sequence ATGAACGAAGGGAAAGGACAATACATAGGTATTATTTTGATTAGTATTTTGGTGTACATCATAATGTTAAGAACATGTGCTCCGGAAAAACAAACCAATGATACTACCACAACTAATACTGAACAAACAGATTCTACCGCTGTAGATACTACTCTTGAAGAAACCGTACAATATTCAGATACTATATCAGATTCTACAAAAGCCTTTTTAGAAAATCAAAAACTAAGCAATCAGTTTGGCGATTTTGCTCAATACTCTACCGGAAACGAAGAAACTTTTAGCATAGAAAATGAGCTACTAAAAGTAGTATTAAGTTCTAAAGGAGCTCAAGTAAAAGAAGTAGAATTAAAAAAGTTTAAAGATTTTAGCCAAAACCCTTTAATGCTTGTAGAAAATTCGCAAGAAATAAACTATGCTTTTGATACAAAAACGGGCAATAAAATACAAACTAAAGATTTATATTTTACCGCTAAACAAAATGGAAATTCAGTAGTATTTTCAACACCTTTAGGCAATGGAAAATCAATAGAAATAAACTATACACTTGCTCCTGAATCTTATTTAGTAGATTATAATGTCAATTTTAAAAACTTAAATAGCGAGCTAAGTTCTAACACACAAAATATAGCTTTAAACTGGCAATTAAGCACCCAAATACACGAGCAAGATATTAAAAGTGAAAAGCAAAAATCTACTGCTTTTTGGAAAACCGAAGATGATAAAGTTAGCCATTTAGCCATAGGACGTTCTAAAGATGAAAAAGTAGAAAGTAAATCTAAATGGTTGAGTTTTAGACAACGTTTTTTTAACGTTACACTTTTAAACAATGCATCATTATTTAACAATATAGATGTAGCTTCTAACATAGATAATAATGACACTACTGTGGTAGCCCATTTTGATGGCAAAATAAACATGCCTGTAACCGTTGAAAACTCAAGTTCAGAATATGCACTACAATTATATTATGGACCAAATGACTACCGTTTATTAAAGAAAATGAAAAACGGCATGCAAAACATAGTAGATTTAAGTGCCGATTTCTTTTTATTTAGATGGGTTAAATGGATAAACGCATGGTTAATTATTCCGCTATTTAATTTCTTAGAAAAATTTATACCCAACTATGGTATCATTATTTTAATAATGACTTTAATAATAAAGCTTTTATTAATGCCTTTAACATTAAAATCTTATGTTTCAATGGCTAAAACCAAGCTTTTAAAACCAGAGCTGGAAGAGCTAAAAGAAAAATACAAGGACGATTCTGCGGGCTATTCAAGAGCACAAATGGAGCTGTACAGCAAGGCGGGAGTAAGTATGTTTGGCGGTTGCCTGCCTATGTTATTACAAATGCCGTTTTTACTGGCAATGTTTTACTTTTTCCCTTCTTCTATAGAGTTAAGACAAGAAAGTTTCTTGTGGGCACAAGATTTATCTACATTTGATACCGTGCCATTTTTAACATGGGCTAAAAGCATTCCTTTGTTGGGGCATCATTTAAGTATATTTACTTTGCTAATGACAGCATCTTCGCTTTTAATGGCAAGGTTTAATCCTCAAATGCAATCGCAGCCGGCACAGCCCGGCATGGAAATGATGAAATATATGCCATATATATTCCCATTTTTCTTGTTGTTTTTATTTAACAATTTTCCGGCAGCTTTAACGTACTATTACTTCTTATCAAACATGATAACATTTGGGCAACAAATTGTTATCAATAAATTTTTTATTGACGAAGATAAATTGCACGCACAAATACAAGAAAACAAGAAAAAGCCTAAGAAAAAATCAGGTTTTGCTGCTAAAATGGAAGAAATATATAAACAGCAACAACAGATACAAGAACAACAAAAAAAGAAAAAATAA
- the purB gene encoding adenylosuccinate lyase produces the protein MEFSALTAISPIDGRYQNKTNQLADYFSEFALIKYRVVVEIEYFLALIDFNIPQLKNFPKAKAKAVKSIYENFGLQDAEKIKATEKITNHDVKAVEYFIKEKFDALGLSDFKEFIHFGLTSQDINNTAFPLMLRNADEKVMLPKLKELTDTLQEIANEWMDIPMLARTHGQPASPTKLGKEIMVFVERLVNQIDIISELPIAAKFGGATGNFNAHHVAYPNKNWTDFANNFVEERLGLYRYQYTTQIEHYDFLAAYFDASKRINTILIDFCRDIWTYISMDYFKQKIKKGEVGSSAMPHKVNPIDFENAEGNLGIANALYQHLSSKLPISRLQRDLTDSTVLRNIGVPIAHTQIALQAILKGLDKLLINKAKIADDLEQNWLVVAEAIQTVLRREGIPNPYEQLRDLTRTNQKVGKQEIHAFIDALKINDNLKKELKAISPSNYVGIF, from the coding sequence ATGGAATTTTCAGCTCTCACAGCCATATCTCCTATAGATGGCAGATACCAAAATAAAACTAACCAACTTGCCGATTATTTTTCTGAATTTGCACTAATAAAATATCGTGTAGTAGTAGAAATAGAGTACTTTTTAGCACTTATAGATTTTAATATTCCACAGCTTAAAAATTTTCCAAAAGCTAAAGCAAAAGCGGTTAAAAGTATTTACGAAAATTTTGGTTTGCAAGATGCCGAAAAAATTAAAGCCACAGAAAAAATAACTAATCATGATGTTAAAGCCGTGGAGTATTTTATAAAAGAAAAATTTGATGCACTTGGTTTGTCCGATTTTAAAGAATTTATTCATTTTGGCTTAACTTCTCAAGACATAAATAATACTGCTTTCCCTTTAATGCTAAGAAATGCCGATGAAAAAGTTATGTTGCCCAAACTAAAAGAACTTACAGATACTTTGCAAGAAATAGCAAACGAATGGATGGATATTCCCATGCTGGCACGCACACACGGGCAACCGGCAAGCCCTACAAAATTGGGAAAAGAAATTATGGTTTTTGTAGAGAGATTGGTTAATCAAATTGACATTATTTCTGAACTGCCCATAGCGGCTAAATTTGGTGGAGCTACAGGAAATTTTAATGCCCACCACGTAGCTTATCCCAATAAAAACTGGACAGATTTTGCCAATAATTTTGTAGAGGAACGCTTAGGTTTATACCGCTACCAATACACTACTCAAATAGAACATTACGATTTTTTGGCGGCTTATTTTGACGCTTCTAAAAGAATAAATACCATACTAATAGATTTTTGTAGAGATATATGGACGTATATTTCTATGGATTATTTTAAACAAAAAATTAAAAAAGGAGAAGTAGGCTCATCTGCCATGCCTCATAAAGTAAATCCTATAGATTTTGAAAATGCAGAAGGAAATTTAGGTATTGCCAATGCTTTATACCAGCATTTATCAAGCAAGCTTCCTATATCTCGTTTGCAAAGAGATTTAACCGATTCTACTGTGCTTAGAAATATAGGCGTACCTATAGCTCATACTCAAATAGCCCTGCAAGCCATACTTAAAGGTTTAGATAAATTACTGATAAACAAAGCTAAAATAGCCGATGATTTAGAACAAAACTGGCTGGTAGTAGCCGAAGCTATACAAACTGTACTTAGAAGAGAAGGCATACCTAATCCTTATGAGCAGCTGAGAGATTTAACAAGAACAAACCAAAAAGTAGGAAAACAAGAAATTCATGCTTTTATAGATGCTTTAAAAATTAACGATAATTTAAAAAAAGAGTTAAAAGCCATTTCTCCCAGCAACTATGTAGGTATTTTTTAA
- the topA gene encoding type I DNA topoisomerase, with the protein MSKKLVIVESPSKAKTIQKYLGNDYIIESSYGHVRDLPKKDISIDIENNFKPKYVVSNDKKEVVKKLKKLAKEVDEVLLATDEDREGEAISWHLCEILGLNPEDAKRITYTEVTKDAIVRAIQNPRKLNMGLVNAQQARRVLDRIVGYELSPVLWKKVKPSLSAGRVQSVAVRIIVEREREITNFTTENYFNVSAQFVVLDKKGNKSILYAKLPEKLQTEKEVEDFLEACKKGKFSIADIEKKPSFRNPSAPFITSTLQQEASRKLSFSVSKTMSVAQQLYEEGHITYMRTDSVTLSQTAISQAAAIIESNYGKEYVNTRQFTTKNKDAQEAHEAIRPTNFASDKAGTTSDQKRLYDLIWKRAIASQMAKAKLERTIVSVKADTTSKIFEAKGEVLLFDGFLKVYLEGKDDGDEEEEMDGILPPISVGQELGLKQIQGVERFTRPGARYTEASLVKKLEELGIGRPSTYAPTISTIQKRNYIEKTSREGEERKYRVLTLENDKISAKTETEITGAENNKLFPTDIGMVVNDFLIEHFKDIMDYDFTAQMEQSFDNIEEGKTKWSAMVSKFYKPFHDNVEKTLEEADRASGERILGTHPQNGRTVLVRVGRYGPMAQIGTPEDEEKPEFAKLLPTQSIETITLEEALELFKLPRDLGEFEGKVIKASIGRFGPYVLHNKVFVSIPKASGLDPNTINVQEAVELIKAKREADANKFIMAFEEEDIQVLNGRWGPYIKKGKQNFKIPKGVEAEKLTLEKVNEIIANQPQKKRGGRARKK; encoded by the coding sequence ATGTCTAAAAAGCTCGTAATAGTAGAGTCTCCTTCAAAAGCTAAAACCATTCAAAAATATTTGGGTAATGATTATATAATTGAATCTTCTTACGGTCATGTAAGAGATTTGCCTAAAAAAGATATATCTATAGATATAGAAAACAACTTTAAACCAAAATATGTTGTAAGCAACGATAAAAAAGAAGTTGTAAAAAAATTAAAGAAATTAGCCAAAGAAGTAGATGAAGTGCTGTTAGCTACGGATGAAGACCGTGAGGGAGAAGCTATTTCGTGGCATTTGTGCGAAATTTTAGGATTAAACCCTGAAGATGCAAAGAGAATTACATACACCGAAGTAACAAAAGATGCTATTGTTAGAGCTATTCAAAATCCCAGAAAATTAAATATGGGATTGGTAAATGCTCAGCAGGCAAGAAGAGTTTTAGACAGAATAGTAGGTTACGAACTTTCGCCTGTTTTATGGAAAAAAGTAAAGCCGTCATTATCGGCAGGTAGAGTGCAGTCTGTAGCTGTGCGTATAATAGTAGAGAGAGAAAGAGAAATTACCAATTTTACTACAGAAAATTATTTTAATGTATCTGCTCAATTTGTTGTGTTAGATAAAAAAGGCAATAAATCAATATTATATGCAAAATTGCCTGAAAAACTGCAAACTGAAAAAGAGGTAGAAGACTTTTTAGAAGCTTGCAAAAAAGGAAAATTTAGTATAGCAGATATTGAGAAAAAACCTTCGTTTAGAAATCCTTCAGCTCCGTTTATAACTTCTACTTTGCAGCAAGAAGCAAGTAGAAAATTGAGCTTTTCGGTAAGTAAAACCATGTCGGTAGCACAGCAACTGTATGAAGAAGGGCATATAACTTATATGAGAACAGATTCTGTAACACTGTCTCAAACCGCCATAAGCCAAGCAGCAGCTATAATAGAAAGTAATTATGGCAAAGAGTATGTAAATACCCGACAGTTTACCACTAAAAATAAAGATGCACAAGAAGCTCACGAAGCTATACGACCTACAAATTTTGCAAGTGATAAAGCCGGAACAACAAGCGACCAAAAACGCCTTTACGATTTAATATGGAAAAGAGCTATTGCTTCGCAAATGGCAAAAGCTAAATTAGAAAGAACCATTGTTTCTGTTAAAGCCGATACTACTTCTAAAATTTTTGAAGCAAAGGGAGAAGTACTTTTATTTGACGGATTTTTAAAAGTATATTTAGAAGGAAAAGATGATGGCGATGAAGAGGAAGAAATGGACGGCATATTGCCTCCAATAAGTGTAGGGCAGGAGCTTGGTTTAAAACAAATACAAGGTGTAGAGCGTTTTACCCGACCAGGAGCAAGATATACCGAAGCCAGTTTAGTAAAAAAATTAGAAGAATTAGGTATAGGACGACCTTCAACTTACGCTCCTACTATTTCTACTATTCAAAAAAGAAATTATATAGAAAAAACAAGCAGAGAAGGAGAGGAAAGAAAATATAGAGTGCTTACGCTTGAAAATGATAAAATTTCTGCTAAAACTGAAACAGAAATAACAGGAGCAGAAAACAATAAACTTTTTCCTACCGATATAGGAATGGTAGTTAATGACTTTTTAATAGAACATTTTAAAGACATTATGGACTACGATTTCACGGCACAAATGGAGCAATCTTTTGATAATATAGAAGAAGGAAAAACCAAATGGAGTGCTATGGTTTCTAAATTTTATAAGCCATTTCACGATAATGTAGAAAAAACCTTAGAAGAAGCCGATAGAGCTTCGGGAGAAAGAATATTAGGCACTCATCCTCAAAATGGAAGAACCGTGTTAGTGCGTGTAGGTCGCTATGGACCAATGGCACAAATAGGCACACCGGAAGATGAAGAAAAACCTGAATTTGCAAAACTTTTGCCTACTCAAAGTATAGAAACCATTACTTTAGAAGAAGCATTGGAGTTGTTTAAATTGCCAAGAGATTTAGGCGAGTTTGAAGGAAAAGTAATAAAAGCTTCAATTGGCAGATTTGGACCGTATGTTTTGCATAACAAAGTGTTTGTTTCTATACCAAAGGCAAGTGGGTTAGACCCAAATACTATAAATGTGCAAGAAGCCGTAGAACTGATAAAAGCAAAACGTGAAGCAGATGCCAATAAATTTATAATGGCATTTGAAGAAGAAGATATTCAGGTGCTAAATGGAAGATGGGGACCTTATATTAAAAAAGGAAAACAAAATTTTAAAATTCCTAAAGGTGTAGAAGCAGAAAAATTGACTTTAGAAAAAGTAAATGAAATAATAGCTAATCAACCGCAAAAGAAAAGAGGCGGAAGAGCAAGGAAGAAGTAG
- a CDS encoding tRNA pseudouridine(38-40) synthase TruA, protein MKYQYSYLIRIQFLGFRFHGWQKQPGLKTIHDSVDKTLSFVFKHTNFKTIGAGRLDAMVSAQNYPLQLFCNEKIEDAAFIISFNKNCPNDFKCLNIEPCSLDFAIINAPKIKTYHYYFAINEKLHPYAAPFMSNFNNIADLDAMKNAATFFEGTHHFKKYCCQPTENTILEREITTCHLNENVYLTGSFFPKQSYVLVVKGAGFLRYQIRYMMAVLAKIGEREISITEFKHSIAKNNDGKQWNFIAPQSGLHLFDVEFIA, encoded by the coding sequence ATGAAATATCAGTACTCATATTTAATAAGAATTCAATTTTTAGGCTTTAGATTTCATGGCTGGCAAAAACAACCCGGGCTAAAAACCATACACGATAGCGTAGATAAAACATTGAGTTTTGTTTTTAAGCATACTAACTTTAAAACCATAGGAGCAGGAAGATTAGATGCTATGGTTTCGGCTCAAAATTATCCTTTACAGTTGTTTTGTAATGAAAAAATAGAAGATGCTGCATTTATTATATCATTCAACAAAAACTGCCCTAATGATTTTAAATGCTTAAATATTGAACCTTGCAGTTTAGATTTTGCCATTATAAACGCTCCTAAAATAAAAACTTACCACTATTATTTTGCCATAAATGAAAAATTGCACCCTTATGCTGCTCCGTTTATGTCTAACTTTAATAATATAGCAGATTTAGATGCCATGAAAAATGCTGCTACTTTTTTTGAAGGAACACACCATTTTAAAAAATACTGTTGCCAGCCCACAGAAAATACCATTTTAGAAAGAGAAATAACAACTTGCCACTTAAATGAAAACGTTTATTTGACAGGAAGTTTTTTTCCTAAGCAATCTTATGTTTTGGTGGTAAAAGGAGCCGGATTTTTGCGTTATCAAATTAGATATATGATGGCTGTATTGGCTAAAATAGGAGAGAGAGAAATTTCTATAACTGAGTTTAAACATTCTATTGCCAAAAATAATGATGGCAAACAATGGAATTTTATAGCTCCACAATCGGGTTTACATCTTTTTGATGTGGAGTTTATTGCATAA
- the aspS gene encoding aspartate--tRNA ligase yields MYRTFNCGELRKEHIGNTVTLAGWMHKSRDLGGMTFIDLRDRYGKTQLVFNMDTNKELCEQARKLGREYVIQIKGKVVERSSKNPEMPTGDIEINVEELNVLNKAKTPPFTIADDTDGGEELRMKYRYLDIRRDKVRNNLLFRHKTALEVRNYLSGQGFVEVETPYLIKSTPEGARDFVVPSRMNQGTFYALPQSPQTFKQLLMVAGMDKYFQIVKCFRDEDLRADRQPEFTQIDCEMSFVEQEDILDVFEGLTRYLLKKLNNVEVDKFPRMTYDEAMKTYGNDKPDIRFGMKFGELNDVAQHKDFSVFNNAELVVGIAVPGASEYSRKEIDGLIDWVKRPQIGALGMVYVKYNEDGTFKSSVDKFYDQEDLAKWAKKTGAKAGDLICVLSGEANKVRGQLSALRMELAERLGLRKKDEFAPLWVVDFPLLEWDEETQRYHAMHHPFTSPKKEDIAKLDTDPGAVRANAYDLVLNGNEIGGGSIRIHDKETQALMFKHLGFTEEQAKDQFGFLMNAFEYGAPPHGGIAFGLDRFVAILGGQETIRDFIAFPKNNAGRDLMIDSPSVIDQAQLDELGLQIKK; encoded by the coding sequence ATGTACAGAACTTTTAACTGTGGCGAGCTTAGAAAAGAGCATATTGGAAACACCGTAACTTTAGCCGGGTGGATGCACAAATCAAGAGATTTGGGTGGTATGACTTTTATAGATTTAAGAGATAGATACGGCAAAACGCAACTGGTATTTAATATGGATACCAACAAAGAATTATGCGAGCAAGCAAGAAAATTGGGTAGAGAATATGTTATTCAAATAAAAGGAAAAGTAGTAGAGCGTAGCTCTAAAAACCCGGAAATGCCTACAGGCGATATTGAAATAAATGTAGAAGAATTAAATGTATTAAATAAAGCAAAAACGCCTCCGTTTACCATTGCAGATGATACTGACGGTGGCGAAGAACTGCGAATGAAATACCGATATTTGGACATTAGGAGAGATAAAGTTCGCAACAATTTATTGTTTAGACATAAAACGGCTCTTGAGGTTAGAAATTATCTTTCTGGTCAAGGTTTTGTAGAGGTAGAAACACCTTATTTAATAAAATCTACACCTGAGGGAGCAAGAGATTTTGTGGTGCCTTCACGTATGAACCAAGGCACTTTTTATGCTTTGCCTCAATCGCCACAAACTTTTAAGCAACTGCTTATGGTGGCAGGTATGGATAAATATTTTCAAATAGTAAAATGTTTTAGAGATGAAGATTTGCGTGCCGACCGTCAACCGGAGTTTACGCAAATAGACTGCGAAATGAGTTTTGTAGAGCAAGAAGACATTTTAGATGTTTTTGAAGGCTTAACCCGATATTTATTAAAAAAACTAAATAATGTTGAAGTAGATAAATTTCCAAGAATGACTTATGATGAAGCTATGAAAACTTATGGAAATGACAAACCGGATATTAGGTTTGGGATGAAATTTGGCGAGTTGAACGATGTAGCTCAGCACAAAGATTTTAGTGTATTTAATAATGCAGAGCTTGTGGTAGGAATAGCAGTGCCCGGAGCATCTGAATATAGCCGTAAAGAAATAGACGGACTTATAGATTGGGTAAAACGCCCTCAAATAGGTGCTTTAGGAATGGTATATGTTAAGTATAACGAAGACGGCACTTTTAAATCATCGGTAGATAAATTTTACGACCAAGAAGATTTAGCTAAATGGGCTAAAAAAACAGGAGCTAAAGCAGGCGATTTAATTTGTGTGCTTTCTGGTGAAGCCAATAAAGTACGTGGGCAGTTAAGTGCCTTACGCATGGAGTTAGCCGAAAGATTAGGCTTGCGTAAAAAAGATGAATTTGCTCCACTTTGGGTAGTTGATTTCCCATTATTAGAATGGGATGAAGAAACACAACGCTATCATGCTATGCACCACCCTTTTACTTCGCCTAAAAAAGAGGATATAGCTAAATTAGATACTGACCCGGGAGCTGTACGTGCCAATGCCTACGACCTTGTGCTTAACGGCAATGAGATAGGTGGCGGTTCTATAAGAATACACGATAAAGAAACGCAGGCTTTAATGTTTAAACACTTAGGTTTTACCGAAGAGCAAGCTAAAGACCAGTTTGGATTTTTAATGAATGCTTTTGAATACGGAGCACCACCACACGGAGGTATTGCTTTTGGTTTAGATAGATTTGTAGCAATTTTAGGAGGGCAAGAAACTATTAGAGATTTTATAGCTTTCCCTAAAAATAATGCTGGTAGAGATTTAATGATAGACTCGCCAAGCGTTATAGACCAAGCACAGCTTGATGAATTAGGCTTGCAAATAAAAAAGTAG